Proteins encoded in a region of the Panthera uncia isolate 11264 chromosome B2 unlocalized genomic scaffold, Puncia_PCG_1.0 HiC_scaffold_24, whole genome shotgun sequence genome:
- the NFKBIE gene encoding NF-kappa-B inhibitor epsilon, protein MSEARKGPDETDESQYDSGIESLRSLRSLPEPTPAPASGPSDSGGPQPWTHPPGTAKEPQEKEDTDGERADSTYGSSSLTEPLPLLGGTETEDPAPRSPLPAAGALSPQQLEALTYISEDGDTLVHLAVIHEAPAVLLCCLALLPQEVLDIQNNLYQTALHLAVHLDQPGAVRALVLKGASRVLQDRHGDTALHVACQRQHLACARCLLEGRPEPGRGPPHSLDLQLQNWQGLACLHIATLQRNRPLMELLLQNGADIDTQEGTSGKTALHLAVETQERGLVQFLLQAGARVDARMLNGCTPLHLAAGRGLSSISSTLCEAGADSLLRNVEDETPQDLAEDPLALLPFDDLKISGKPLLCAD, encoded by the exons ATGTCGGAGGCGCGCAAGGGGCCGGACGAGACGGATGAGAGCCAGTACGACTCGGGCATCGAGTCTCTGCGTTCTCTGCGCTCCCTGCCCGAGCCCACCCCGGCCCCGGCCTCCGGACCTTCGGACAGTGGCGGCCCCCAGCCTTGGACCCATCCTCCGGGAACAGCCAAGGAGCCACAGGAGAAGGAAGATACAGATGGGGAGCGAGCTGACTCCACCTATGGCTCCTCGTCGCTCACGGAGCCACTGCCCTTGTTGGGAGGCACGGAGACCGAGGACCCAGCCCCACGCTCTCCGCTCCCCGCAGCGGGAGCGCTGAGCCCTCAGCAGCTGGAAGCACTCACTTACATCTCGGAGGATGGAGACAC GCTGGTCCACTTGGCGGTGATTCACGAGGCCCCAGCCGTGCTGCTCTGTTGCCTGGCTTTGCTGCCCCAGGAGGTCCTGGACATTCAGAACAACCTTTaccag ACAGCACTCCATCTGGCTGTACATCTGGACCAGCCGGGTGCAGTTCGGGCCCTGGTGCTGAAGGGGGCCAGTCGGGTGCTACAGGATAGACACGGTGACACGGCCCTGCATGTGGCCTGCCAGCGCCAGCACTTGGCCTGTGCCCGCTGCCTGCTGGAGGGGCGGCCAGAGCCAGGCCGAGGACCACCTCACTCCCTGGACCTCCAGCTGCAAAACTGGCAAG gTCTGGCCTGCCTCCACATCGCCACCCTGCAGAGGAACCGGCCGCTCATGGAACTGCTGCTGCAGAACGGAGCTGACATTGACACACAG GAGGGCACCAGTGGGAAAACAGCCCTGCACCTGGCTGTGGAGACCCAGGAGCGGGGTCTGGTGCAGTTCCTGCTCCAGGCTGGCGCACGGGTAGACGCCCGCATGCTCAACGGGTGCACACCCCTGCACCTTGCGGCAGGTCGGGGCCTCAGCAGCATCTCATCCACTCTGTGCGAGGCAGGTGCCGACTCCCTGCTGCGGAACGTGGAAGACGAGACTCCCCAGGACCTGGCTGAGGAC CCCTTGGCTCTTTTGCCCTTTGATGACCTGAAGATCTCTGGGAAGCCACTGCTGTGTGCCGACTGA
- the SLC35B2 gene encoding adenosine 3'-phospho 5'-phosphosulfate transporter 1 isoform X2 — translation MLLAMPALWYLATCWCSTSSGRTTWRQVSYLTWGVLQERVMTRSYGATATSPGERFTDSQFLVLMNRVLALLVAGLCCILCKQPRHGAPMYRYSFASLSNVLSSWCQYEALKFVSFPTQVLAKASKVIPVMLMGKLVSRRSYEHWEYLTAGLISIGVSMFLLSSGPEPRSSPATTLSGLILLAGYIAFDSFTSNWQDALFAYKMSSVQMMFGVNFFSCLFTVGSLLEQGALLEGTRFMGRHSEFAAHALLLSVCSACGQLFIFYTIGQFGAAVFTIIMTLRQAFAILLSCLLYGHTVTVVGGLGVAVVFAALLLRVYARGRLKQRGKKAVPVESPVQKV, via the exons ATGCTGCTGGCTATGCCAGCTTTATGGTACCTGGCTACCTGCTGGTGCAGTACTTCAAGCGGAAGAACTACCTGGAGACAG gTGTCCTACCTGACTTGGGGAGTGCTGCAGGAGAGAGTGATGACCCGCAGCTATGGGGCTACTGCCACCTCGCCAGGTGAGCGCTTCACGGACTCCCAGTTCCTGGTGCTGATGAACCGGGTGCTGGCCCTGCTGGTGGCTGGCCTCTGCTGCATCCTCTGTAAGCAGCCCCGGCACGGAGCACCCATGTACCGGTACTCCTTTGCCAGCCTGTCAAACGTGCTCAGCAGCTGGTGTCAGTATGAAGCTCTCAAGTTCGTCAGCTTTCCCACCCAGGTGCTGGCCAAGGCCTCTAAGGTGATCCCTGTCATGCTGATGGGAAAGTTGGTGTCTCGGCGCAGCTACGAACACTGGGAATACCTGACGGCCGGCCTCATCTCCATCGGGGTCAGCATGTTCCTGCTGTCCAGCGGACCGGAGCCCCGCAGCTCCCCGGCCACCACCCTGTCCGGCCTCATCCTGCTGGCAGGCTACATCGCCTTTGACAGCTTCACCTCAAACTGGCAGGATGCCCTGTTTGCCTATAAGATGTCTTCGGTGCAGATGATGTTTGGGGTCAATTTCTTCTCCTGCCTCTTCACGGTGGGCTCCCTGCTAGAGCAGGGGGCCCTCCTGGAGGGGACCCGCTTCATGGGGCGACACAGTGAATTTGCTGCGCATGCCCTTCTGCTCTCAGTCTGCTCTGCATGCGGCCAGCTCTTCATCTTCTACACCATCGGGCAGTTCGGGGCCGCCGTCTTCACCATCATCATGACCCTCCGCCAGGCCTTCGCcatcctcctctcctgcctcctctatGGCCACACAGTCACTGTGGTGGGGGGTCTGGGGGTGGCTGTGGTCTTTGCTGCCCTCCTCCTCAGAGTCTATGCCCGGGGCCGACTAAAGCAACGGGGAAAGAAGGCTGTGCCTGTCGAGTCCCCTGTGCAGAAAGTTTGA
- the SLC35B2 gene encoding adenosine 3'-phospho 5'-phosphosulfate transporter 1 isoform X1: MDARWWAVVVLAALPSLGAGGETPEAPPESWTQLWFFRFLVNAAGYASFMVPGYLLVQYFKRKNYLETGRGLCFPLVKTCVFGHEPKASDEVPLASRTEPAETTPTWQALKLLFCAAGLQVSYLTWGVLQERVMTRSYGATATSPGERFTDSQFLVLMNRVLALLVAGLCCILCKQPRHGAPMYRYSFASLSNVLSSWCQYEALKFVSFPTQVLAKASKVIPVMLMGKLVSRRSYEHWEYLTAGLISIGVSMFLLSSGPEPRSSPATTLSGLILLAGYIAFDSFTSNWQDALFAYKMSSVQMMFGVNFFSCLFTVGSLLEQGALLEGTRFMGRHSEFAAHALLLSVCSACGQLFIFYTIGQFGAAVFTIIMTLRQAFAILLSCLLYGHTVTVVGGLGVAVVFAALLLRVYARGRLKQRGKKAVPVESPVQKV; the protein is encoded by the exons ATGGACGCCAG GTGGTGGGCAGTGGTGGTGCTGGCTGCGCTCCCCTccctgggggcaggtggggagaccCCCGAAGCCCCTCCAGAGTCATGGACGCAGCTGTGGTTTTTCCGCTTTTTGGTGAATGCTGCTGGCTATGCCAGCTTTATGGTACCTGGCTACCTGCTGGTGCAGTACTTCAAGCGGAAGAACTACCTGGAGACAG GCCGGGGTCTCTGCTTTCCCCTGGTGAAAACTTGTGTGTTTGGCCATGAGCCCAAGGCCTCTGACGAGGTTCCTCTGGCTTCCCGGACCGAGCCGGCAGAGACCACTCCCACTTGGCAGGCCCTGAAGCTGCTCTTCTGCGCCGCGGGGCTCCAG gTGTCCTACCTGACTTGGGGAGTGCTGCAGGAGAGAGTGATGACCCGCAGCTATGGGGCTACTGCCACCTCGCCAGGTGAGCGCTTCACGGACTCCCAGTTCCTGGTGCTGATGAACCGGGTGCTGGCCCTGCTGGTGGCTGGCCTCTGCTGCATCCTCTGTAAGCAGCCCCGGCACGGAGCACCCATGTACCGGTACTCCTTTGCCAGCCTGTCAAACGTGCTCAGCAGCTGGTGTCAGTATGAAGCTCTCAAGTTCGTCAGCTTTCCCACCCAGGTGCTGGCCAAGGCCTCTAAGGTGATCCCTGTCATGCTGATGGGAAAGTTGGTGTCTCGGCGCAGCTACGAACACTGGGAATACCTGACGGCCGGCCTCATCTCCATCGGGGTCAGCATGTTCCTGCTGTCCAGCGGACCGGAGCCCCGCAGCTCCCCGGCCACCACCCTGTCCGGCCTCATCCTGCTGGCAGGCTACATCGCCTTTGACAGCTTCACCTCAAACTGGCAGGATGCCCTGTTTGCCTATAAGATGTCTTCGGTGCAGATGATGTTTGGGGTCAATTTCTTCTCCTGCCTCTTCACGGTGGGCTCCCTGCTAGAGCAGGGGGCCCTCCTGGAGGGGACCCGCTTCATGGGGCGACACAGTGAATTTGCTGCGCATGCCCTTCTGCTCTCAGTCTGCTCTGCATGCGGCCAGCTCTTCATCTTCTACACCATCGGGCAGTTCGGGGCCGCCGTCTTCACCATCATCATGACCCTCCGCCAGGCCTTCGCcatcctcctctcctgcctcctctatGGCCACACAGTCACTGTGGTGGGGGGTCTGGGGGTGGCTGTGGTCTTTGCTGCCCTCCTCCTCAGAGTCTATGCCCGGGGCCGACTAAAGCAACGGGGAAAGAAGGCTGTGCCTGTCGAGTCCCCTGTGCAGAAAGTTTGA